The stretch of DNA GGGAATGGTCTGCGGCCCAGGTTCAAAGGGTGATGGGGCACTATTGACATTTAGCCTTGGAGCCGATAAAGTATTGGAATGATGTGGTGGAAGGGTAATCCCCACGTAAAATAAAGAAGTGCCCAAGAAGACTGATGTGGTGGAAGGGTATTCCCCACGTAAAAAACAGAAGTACCCCCTCTAAAAAGGGCCCGAAAGGGCCTTTTTTAGTGCCTAGGTAAAATGCTCATTCAAAAGCTCGAACCGCTCTTCTTCAAAGAAAACACACATCTCGTCGAAGTTTTGGACAAAAGCAACGGGATTTGGACCGCAGAAAAGTCCCGTGGTTATGGAATCTTGGTCATCTCCTATAACAACCTTCGGTTCGGTATTCCGCTGCGCTCCCACATTAAACACCAGGCGCGTTTCCTGACCGACGGCACCAAGGGACTTGACTATTCGAAAGCTGTTTTGCTTACGAAGGACGAGTACATTTCGACGACTCCATTCATGATCCCGCCTGATGAGTACGTGAAAATAAAAGACCGAACCCATCACATCAATGGCCAATTCGCCAAATATGTAGAGAAGTACGTCACGGCCGTTCAGAAGAACGATGAAAATGTGCTGCGGAATTATAAGTTTTCAACACTACAGAATTACGGCCTTGAACTTGGGCTCAAATAGAAGCCAAACTGGGCTGCCTGCTGCTAACGGTGACGTTGAGGCACGATAAACATCCTCGATCATCTCCTACTGTGGCTTATAGGATCAGGCATGGGATTTGCGGCATATTGTAAGAACGGCCATCTGGTAGGGATTGTTCAAAGCCCTAGAACAGGGAGCGACTTGCGGAGGCTCGCTGAGCGTCACGCAACAGGCATCCCATTTTTCTCTCCGTTCTGCAAGGAATGTGGAGAG from Granulicella tundricola MP5ACTX9 encodes:
- the tenpIN gene encoding type III toxin-antitoxin system TenpIN family toxin — protein: MLIQKLEPLFFKENTHLVEVLDKSNGIWTAEKSRGYGILVISYNNLRFGIPLRSHIKHQARFLTDGTKGLDYSKAVLLTKDEYISTTPFMIPPDEYVKIKDRTHHINGQFAKYVEKYVTAVQKNDENVLRNYKFSTLQNYGLELGLK